A single region of the Candidatus Protochlamydia amoebophila UWE25 genome encodes:
- a CDS encoding DMT family transporter, with protein MFYVILLYALFASVFTIAKTGLEYSQPFFLVGTRMLLAGCLLLGYQKIVNKEHFSFDKQTWWRIVQLAAFNIYLTNVFEFWGLKYLTSFKTCFIYSLSPFLSALFCYTLFSEKLTTKKWMGLLIGFMGFLPILMNQTSSEEATGHLLFFSWAELSVMMAAICSVYGWIVLMQLVKENNLSPITANGTSMFIGGAFALCHSLLVENWSPIPVTNIPIYLECTFLLILISNLICYNLYGTLLKKYSATFISFAGFTTPLFTALFGWVFLGEVVTWPFYISFGIVFLGLVLFDKEELQQSYRGKLLSQPQLSE; from the coding sequence ATGTTCTACGTCATTCTTTTGTATGCTTTATTTGCAAGTGTTTTCACGATTGCTAAAACAGGATTGGAATATTCTCAACCTTTTTTCTTGGTAGGAACCCGAATGTTATTAGCTGGATGCCTTTTATTAGGGTATCAAAAAATTGTGAATAAGGAACACTTCTCATTTGATAAGCAAACTTGGTGGCGTATTGTACAACTTGCGGCTTTTAACATTTATTTAACAAATGTTTTTGAGTTCTGGGGATTAAAATATCTCACATCATTCAAGACATGTTTCATTTATAGTTTATCTCCATTTTTATCAGCTTTGTTTTGCTACACTCTTTTCTCAGAAAAATTAACAACAAAAAAATGGATGGGATTATTAATTGGATTTATGGGTTTTCTGCCTATTTTAATGAATCAAACATCTTCGGAAGAAGCAACCGGCCATCTGTTATTTTTCTCTTGGGCAGAATTATCTGTCATGATGGCTGCTATCTGCAGTGTTTATGGATGGATTGTTCTGATGCAATTAGTTAAAGAAAATAATCTTTCTCCTATAACCGCTAATGGAACAAGTATGTTTATAGGGGGCGCATTTGCTCTTTGTCATTCATTACTGGTTGAAAATTGGTCACCTATTCCCGTTACAAACATACCCATTTATTTAGAATGTACTTTCCTACTCATTTTGATTTCCAATCTTATCTGTTATAATCTTTATGGAACTTTATTGAAGAAATACTCAGCAACTTTTATTTCTTTTGCTGGTTTCACAACTCCTCTCTTTACAGCACTATTTGGATGGGTTTTCTTAGGAGAGGTAGTGACTTGGCCATTTTATATTTCATTTGGAATAGTTTTTTTAGGGCTAGTTTTATTTGATAAAGAAGAATTGCAACAAAGCTATCGAGGAAAATTGCTTTCTCAGCCTCAATTGTCCGAATAA
- the pgeF gene encoding peptidoglycan editing factor PgeF: MRHFKEDRLEWLEFELLTDIPHLKHAVFLRKGGYSVDPFNQLNVSYSVGDNPISVEKNRSLIENSLKNGTPHTFKMIHGHACHGHQVAPVEIDSPSTILLTDGLTCATPGIALMMTHADCQIALFYDPQHHVIANVHAGWRGSVQNIYAKTITQMKDRFGSDPKNLLVCISPSLGPEESEFIHYKNEFPEEFWEFQFKPNYFDFWSLTEYQLQKEGILFHHIEVARLSTFTNPNDYFSYRREKITGRNATIIMLL, translated from the coding sequence ATGCGACATTTCAAAGAAGATCGGCTCGAGTGGCTAGAATTTGAGCTTTTAACAGATATTCCTCACTTAAAACATGCTGTTTTTCTACGTAAAGGGGGATATAGTGTTGATCCTTTTAATCAATTGAATGTGAGCTATTCTGTAGGAGACAATCCAATCTCAGTTGAAAAAAATCGTAGCTTGATTGAAAACAGTCTAAAAAATGGCACTCCTCATACATTTAAAATGATTCATGGGCATGCTTGTCATGGCCATCAAGTCGCTCCAGTGGAGATCGATTCTCCTTCAACTATTCTGTTGACAGATGGTTTAACTTGCGCAACACCAGGCATTGCTTTAATGATGACCCATGCAGATTGTCAAATTGCTTTATTTTATGATCCTCAACATCACGTGATTGCGAATGTTCATGCTGGATGGAGAGGTAGTGTACAAAATATTTATGCAAAAACTATTACGCAGATGAAAGATCGATTTGGATCTGACCCTAAAAATCTACTTGTTTGCATTTCCCCCAGTCTTGGACCTGAGGAATCAGAATTTATTCATTATAAAAATGAATTCCCTGAAGAATTTTGGGAATTTCAATTTAAACCAAATTATTTTGATTTTTGGTCATTAACGGAGTATCAATTGCAAAAAGAGGGAATTCTTTTTCATCACATCGAAGTGGCAAGATTAAGTACATTTACAAATCCAAACGATTATTTTTCCTATCGGAGAGAAAAAATAACGGGAAGGAATGCCACAATTATTATGCTTTTGTAA
- a CDS encoding putative DNA-binding domain-containing protein, translating to MNRIRNSSYKQVNIPKDLQLIQEWFANVITTPLAKNDTIHHKTKNGDLISEEAKNYIAPSPTLLPHQCIQIYNQQYWWRLINILYTNFPLLVRLTGCKIFKEKIAIPYLSECPPNHWALSLVGERLPDWISKNYKRPDHSLIEQAVQLDWAFTASWIASKHIPLNLSELNKQNPEEILRKTLFLQPHIHLFKWNVNLFLFREELIKQDIHYWTNHRIPLLKKEEIHYYVLYRTEKNILAWREVLEGEFFLLQLLQQGISLEKACEKIEQQSTKLYEQACNHLQKWIQNWAQQHWLIEK from the coding sequence ATGAATAGAATTCGCAACTCAAGTTATAAACAAGTAAATATTCCAAAAGATCTTCAACTAATCCAGGAATGGTTTGCAAATGTTATTACTACACCTTTAGCAAAAAATGATACGATTCATCATAAAACTAAAAACGGAGATTTAATCTCCGAGGAAGCAAAAAACTATATTGCTCCAAGCCCTACGCTTCTTCCTCATCAATGCATACAAATTTATAATCAACAATACTGGTGGCGATTAATTAACATACTTTATACAAATTTTCCGCTTCTTGTACGTTTGACAGGTTGCAAAATATTTAAAGAAAAAATTGCCATCCCTTATTTATCGGAATGTCCTCCCAATCACTGGGCATTATCATTAGTAGGAGAGCGTTTACCGGACTGGATTTCTAAAAATTATAAGAGACCGGATCATTCACTGATAGAACAAGCTGTTCAACTTGACTGGGCTTTTACAGCTAGTTGGATTGCTTCTAAGCATATTCCTTTGAATCTCTCAGAACTCAACAAACAAAATCCGGAAGAGATTTTAAGAAAAACACTTTTTCTTCAGCCTCATATTCATCTTTTTAAATGGAATGTTAATTTATTTTTATTTCGAGAAGAATTAATAAAACAAGATATCCATTATTGGACGAATCACCGCATTCCCCTACTTAAAAAAGAAGAGATTCATTACTACGTTCTTTATCGTACTGAAAAAAATATATTAGCGTGGAGAGAGGTCTTAGAAGGAGAGTTTTTCTTACTTCAACTTCTTCAACAAGGCATAAGTCTTGAAAAAGCTTGCGAAAAGATTGAACAACAAAGTACAAAACTTTACGAGCAAGCTTGCAATCATCTACAAAAATGGATCCAAAATTGGGCTCAGCAACATTGGCTAATTGAAAAATGA
- a CDS encoding DUF4864 domain-containing protein — protein MFCSQCGTEIGKNDQPCPSCGTPSHKNISGTSATTSSSQSVKKKKMPLWFKILIGVAFLLLVGVTGGILFTETLVDVIDKQLEALRNNEISKAYYEYTSKEFQAATSLDQYRQFVETYPAFLNNHSAHFTQRAIKNNVSTLKGNLSTQNHTNIPVEYRLIKEDDKWKILSIRLLQSLSPYTEKTLSNAQDLINVVQNQLQLIQNNQLLKAYEEYSAEEFKETTSKSEFENFVKRYPILQDYQTASYHKRKVSDGIGTLAVILQTNHLTAYVKYYLVYEDNAWKVWSMRILSPEEGAQESRQHAKKNPKHLQTTKMSFGSYHLGSSVNKEGSIDHPQTKFKGDLKDLYIDLEIANAAKNSVIQLNLQHLESGTSIPAKAIIEEEGDTLLMSVFTPPSAGWPKGHYRLIITTSSGLNKIIDFNVE, from the coding sequence ATGTTTTGTTCGCAATGTGGCACTGAAATTGGTAAAAATGATCAACCTTGTCCTTCTTGTGGAACCCCCTCTCATAAAAATATTTCTGGCACGTCTGCTACAACTTCCTCTTCTCAGTCCGTCAAAAAGAAAAAAATGCCTCTTTGGTTTAAAATTTTAATTGGGGTAGCCTTTTTATTACTCGTTGGAGTCACGGGAGGAATTTTATTTACAGAAACTCTTGTCGATGTCATTGATAAACAATTAGAGGCTCTTAGAAATAACGAGATTTCCAAAGCTTATTACGAATATACTTCAAAAGAATTTCAAGCAGCGACATCGCTAGATCAATATCGTCAATTTGTAGAAACTTATCCTGCTTTTTTAAACAATCACTCTGCTCACTTTACGCAACGCGCCATTAAAAATAATGTAAGTACATTAAAAGGAAACCTCTCAACTCAAAACCACACTAATATTCCTGTAGAATACAGATTGATCAAGGAAGATGATAAATGGAAAATTCTTAGTATCCGCTTACTTCAATCACTAAGCCCCTATACAGAAAAAACTTTATCAAATGCTCAAGACTTAATTAACGTTGTTCAAAACCAACTTCAATTAATTCAAAATAATCAACTTTTGAAGGCATATGAAGAATATTCTGCAGAGGAATTCAAAGAAACAACTTCAAAAAGTGAATTTGAAAATTTTGTGAAGCGTTATCCCATTTTACAGGATTATCAAACAGCCTCATATCATAAACGGAAAGTAAGTGATGGAATAGGAACACTTGCTGTCATTCTGCAAACAAATCACTTGACCGCTTATGTTAAGTATTATCTTGTTTACGAAGACAACGCATGGAAAGTTTGGAGTATGCGAATCCTATCTCCAGAAGAAGGTGCTCAAGAGTCTCGTCAGCATGCAAAAAAAAATCCTAAACATTTGCAAACAACAAAGATGAGTTTTGGTTCTTATCATTTAGGATCTTCAGTTAATAAAGAAGGATCCATTGATCATCCACAAACAAAATTTAAAGGGGATTTGAAAGATCTTTATATTGATCTAGAAATAGCTAATGCGGCTAAAAACAGTGTTATTCAGTTAAATCTTCAACATTTAGAAAGTGGGACATCGATCCCGGCGAAAGCAATTATTGAAGAAGAGGGGGATACCCTATTGATGTCTGTTTTTACTCCTCCATCAGCTGGCTGGCCAAAAGGACATTACAGACTGATTATCACTACCTCTTCCGGTTTGAATAAAATTATAGATTTTAATGTTGAGTGA
- a CDS encoding MFS transporter: protein MVFSAKQSIPLSLAPLLALTWLAHFFIDTMLGIWPVYKSMAQLDFAKAGLVVAAGAFIGEGAQLFFGAFSDRGYRKHLMILGLLLVVASTLVVQFSHYGILFCLYLFTCLGSGSFHPAAGSLMGSLIPTRRGLLMAIFASGGSLGLAFSQLIFLFVYKNMNGQTYLLAIPAIILSFFLIFYRFPVIQSVQHTLKKGILRDFKAFFCHIPLRMLYLAQVANQSILWGMIFILPDALKTLGLAEWIYYGGGHLCLILGGACMMVPAGYLADKYSPRQVILYAGIVSCATFYFILFFGSFSMWLSLLLLFILGASLTLVNPIGIALGVRYAPGQAGSISAFLMGMVWCISEAIGPGSVGLMTAFFENYAPIKALAVLGLLFLIQIYATFSLPKEEQELVFSPC, encoded by the coding sequence ATGGTTTTTTCTGCGAAACAATCTATTCCATTATCGTTAGCTCCGTTACTGGCTTTGACATGGTTAGCACATTTTTTTATTGATACAATGCTAGGAATTTGGCCTGTCTATAAGTCGATGGCTCAATTAGATTTCGCCAAAGCTGGCCTTGTCGTTGCAGCAGGAGCATTTATTGGGGAAGGAGCTCAATTATTTTTTGGAGCATTTAGTGACAGAGGTTATCGAAAGCATTTAATGATTTTAGGATTGCTATTAGTGGTTGCTAGTACACTTGTAGTCCAATTTAGCCATTATGGGATTTTATTTTGTCTTTACTTATTTACCTGTTTAGGTTCAGGTAGCTTTCATCCTGCTGCAGGCAGTTTAATGGGAAGTTTGATTCCAACGAGGCGAGGCTTATTAATGGCTATTTTTGCTTCGGGAGGGAGTTTAGGACTTGCTTTTAGCCAACTGATTTTTTTATTTGTGTATAAAAATATGAATGGACAAACGTATTTACTAGCCATCCCCGCCATTATTTTGAGCTTTTTTTTGATTTTTTATCGTTTTCCCGTGATACAATCTGTTCAGCATACTTTAAAGAAGGGTATTTTAAGAGATTTTAAGGCTTTTTTTTGTCATATTCCCTTGCGAATGCTTTATTTAGCACAAGTGGCCAATCAATCCATTTTATGGGGGATGATTTTTATTTTACCAGATGCTTTAAAAACCCTAGGTTTAGCCGAATGGATTTATTATGGAGGAGGGCATCTATGCTTAATTTTGGGAGGAGCATGTATGATGGTGCCAGCTGGCTATTTAGCTGATAAATACTCTCCTCGGCAAGTCATCTTATACGCTGGGATAGTCAGTTGTGCGACTTTTTATTTTATCTTGTTTTTTGGAAGTTTTTCTATGTGGCTTTCTCTCCTATTACTTTTTATTTTAGGAGCTTCATTGACGCTTGTGAATCCGATTGGAATTGCGCTTGGTGTACGCTATGCACCTGGGCAGGCAGGATCTATCAGTGCTTTTTTAATGGGGATGGTTTGGTGTATATCTGAAGCAATCGGTCCAGGATCAGTTGGGTTAATGACAGCTTTTTTTGAGAATTATGCACCTATCAAAGCGTTGGCTGTGCTTGGTTTACTATTCCTCATTCAAATTTATGCAACATTCTCTCTTCCCAAAGAAGAACAAGAATTAGTTTTTTCTCCTTGTTAA
- a CDS encoding DUF692 domain-containing protein, whose amino-acid sequence MAPRQIPNLGIGIGLRFPHLEDIFKFKPEIDWFEIISENFMLDEGKSLEYLQKILESYPVVQHGVSLAIGSSAPLDYAYLKKLKALTKLTKTPWVSDHLCWGHQPGAHYHDLLPLPYTREVVDYVAERARIVQDYLEIPFALENLSSYVAFTQDQMPEWEFYAAIVEKANIYMMLDVNNIYVSSRNHGFDPKLYYQNIPLERVIQIHLAGHQDFGDYVLDTHDHPVRDEVWELYAEIYPLTGGVSTLLEWDDNLLSFEETWKEALKAKQFQKNISSPLPSSLVNSV is encoded by the coding sequence ATGGCACCCCGTCAAATTCCAAATTTAGGCATTGGTATTGGATTACGTTTTCCCCATTTAGAAGATATTTTTAAATTCAAGCCAGAAATCGATTGGTTTGAAATCATCAGTGAAAATTTTATGTTAGATGAGGGTAAGTCTTTAGAGTATTTACAAAAAATTTTAGAAAGCTATCCCGTAGTTCAACATGGGGTATCCTTGGCAATTGGAAGTTCTGCTCCTCTTGATTACGCGTACTTAAAAAAACTCAAAGCACTCACTAAATTAACAAAAACTCCTTGGGTCTCTGATCACTTATGTTGGGGACACCAACCAGGCGCTCATTACCATGACTTACTTCCACTTCCTTATACACGAGAAGTCGTTGATTATGTGGCAGAAAGAGCTCGGATTGTTCAAGATTATTTAGAAATTCCTTTTGCTTTAGAAAATCTTTCTTCTTATGTGGCATTTACACAAGATCAAATGCCAGAATGGGAATTTTATGCTGCCATTGTAGAAAAAGCAAACATTTACATGATGCTAGATGTCAATAATATTTATGTTTCTAGTCGAAATCATGGATTTGATCCCAAACTTTACTATCAAAATATTCCCCTAGAACGAGTCATTCAAATTCATTTAGCAGGTCACCAAGATTTTGGGGATTATGTCTTAGATACACACGATCATCCCGTCAGAGATGAAGTCTGGGAATTATATGCAGAAATCTATCCATTGACTGGAGGAGTTTCTACTCTTCTTGAATGGGATGACAATCTTTTATCTTTTGAAGAAACTTGGAAAGAAGCTTTAAAAGCCAAACAATTTCAAAAAAATATTTCTTCTCCTTTACCCTCTTCTTTAGTCAACTCTGTTTGA
- a CDS encoding histidine phosphatase family protein — protein sequence MVDKNLFCDIYLIRHGETDWNMLGKLQGHIDISLNSSGKIQARNLQKQLNHINFAAAFSSDLSRARQTAEIVLESKDIKIEETAVLRERQLGEWEGQSIDDLKNWLQKNSQIDSFTQEDFLAYKWDSISENYAEVFNRLSRLVLKISPLYLGSTILLSSHGGLLRSVLYQLDFKSELRWHVDNCGFIKIRANNRGGMTIAECHGIKTSRASSSTF from the coding sequence ATGGTAGATAAAAATTTATTTTGCGATATTTATTTAATCCGGCATGGAGAGACAGATTGGAACATGTTAGGAAAATTACAAGGGCATATTGATATTTCTCTTAACAGCTCAGGTAAGATTCAAGCTCGGAACCTTCAAAAGCAACTGAATCACATTAATTTTGCAGCAGCTTTTTCCTCTGATCTTAGCCGAGCGCGTCAAACGGCAGAAATTGTTCTCGAATCAAAAGACATTAAGATAGAGGAAACAGCTGTTTTAAGAGAGCGACAGCTAGGCGAATGGGAAGGTCAATCAATAGATGACCTAAAAAATTGGTTGCAAAAGAACAGTCAAATTGATTCTTTCACTCAAGAAGATTTTTTAGCCTACAAGTGGGATTCAATATCTGAAAACTATGCAGAAGTATTCAACCGTTTGTCTAGGCTTGTTTTAAAGATCTCTCCATTGTACTTAGGCTCTACAATTTTGCTGTCTTCCCACGGAGGATTATTACGCTCAGTTCTTTATCAGTTGGATTTTAAAAGTGAACTCAGATGGCATGTAGATAATTGTGGATTTATTAAAATACGTGCCAATAATAGAGGTGGAATGACTATTGCGGAATGTCATGGGATTAAGACCTCAAGAGCCTCCTCTTCAACATTTTGA
- the rsmD gene encoding 16S rRNA (guanine(966)-N(2))-methyltransferase RsmD: MYIITGLYRHKRLVTPKDDLTRPTASRLREALFNICQNFIEEAAFLDLFAGSGAIGFEALSRGAKSATFIDSSKEALKCQQKNASLLGVEQQCQLLYGEVFTLLEYLKKQQKRFNIIFADPPYAKQVYANEPSYSEKIIRCIDTSDLLAEKGTLFIEEDSRFSPQLNDLKKLQLINSRKIGHSSLQRYSFIN; this comes from the coding sequence ATGTATATCATTACAGGACTATATCGCCATAAACGCTTAGTAACTCCTAAAGACGATTTAACACGTCCAACAGCTAGTCGCTTAAGAGAAGCTCTTTTTAACATTTGTCAAAACTTTATTGAAGAAGCAGCATTTCTTGATTTATTTGCTGGATCAGGAGCGATAGGATTTGAAGCTTTAAGTCGAGGAGCCAAATCAGCAACCTTTATTGATTCCAGCAAAGAAGCCTTAAAATGTCAGCAAAAAAATGCCTCTCTTTTAGGAGTCGAACAACAATGTCAACTATTATATGGAGAAGTATTTACTCTTTTAGAATACCTCAAAAAACAACAAAAACGTTTTAATATCATTTTTGCCGATCCTCCCTATGCTAAACAGGTCTATGCAAATGAGCCTTCTTATAGCGAGAAAATTATCCGTTGCATCGATACAAGTGACTTACTAGCAGAAAAAGGAACTCTTTTTATTGAAGAAGACAGTCGTTTTTCCCCTCAATTGAACGATTTAAAAAAACTTCAACTCATTAATAGCAGAAAAATAGGGCATTCTTCTCTACAACGTTATTCATTCATAAACTAG
- a CDS encoding tetratricopeptide repeat protein: MAAEKEIILEFDREFYKNRTQALMEPAIEQFLRVIKSYTLFNIFFLSLLSAEIIYFFIHLTFLAQTFVLAIHLALIVATIFSYFTLKVYFESRKTEQLMDLKSDFIHACELNIQDLEDSPEYHLTIAYACCRLAADLHGKEYVIYQVPFRLNFLFPMIEKISCWVHWQDVHTMKELLLQGCIEEHIKLVRLEPTDLEAHTGLANAYVMLSGLYVDPRTIEGLDDDRWLPANKYNESFQLKFRYIAERAIEEFKILSDYAPQDPWVHAQLAYSYHDLQMPEEEIKEYEIILQLCPEDKETLFKLGKLYFEQGLNAKGLQIYEILKKSNYKKAESLIHFYGAYAI; this comes from the coding sequence ATGGCTGCTGAAAAAGAAATTATACTAGAATTTGATAGAGAATTTTATAAAAATCGTACGCAAGCCTTGATGGAGCCTGCAATAGAACAATTTTTACGTGTTATCAAATCCTATACACTATTTAATATCTTTTTTCTCAGTTTACTCTCAGCGGAAATAATTTATTTTTTTATCCACCTCACTTTTTTAGCGCAAACATTTGTTTTAGCAATTCATTTAGCATTAATTGTGGCAACAATTTTTTCTTACTTTACTCTAAAAGTTTATTTTGAGAGTCGGAAAACAGAGCAATTAATGGATTTAAAATCTGATTTTATTCATGCATGTGAATTAAATATTCAAGATTTAGAAGATTCTCCAGAATATCATCTCACTATTGCCTATGCCTGTTGTCGACTAGCCGCAGATTTACACGGTAAAGAATATGTCATCTACCAAGTTCCTTTTAGACTAAATTTTTTATTTCCGATGATCGAAAAAATAAGTTGCTGGGTTCATTGGCAAGATGTTCATACGATGAAAGAATTATTGCTTCAAGGATGTATTGAAGAGCACATCAAGTTAGTTAGACTTGAACCAACTGACCTAGAAGCTCATACAGGACTTGCTAATGCTTATGTCATGTTATCTGGACTGTATGTTGATCCTAGAACTATAGAGGGTTTAGATGACGACCGATGGCTGCCAGCCAATAAATACAACGAATCTTTTCAGTTAAAATTTAGATACATTGCCGAAAGAGCTATTGAAGAATTTAAAATTTTAAGTGATTATGCTCCTCAAGATCCATGGGTTCATGCTCAGTTAGCTTATAGTTATCATGATCTTCAGATGCCCGAAGAAGAAATCAAAGAATATGAAATTATTTTGCAACTATGTCCTGAGGATAAAGAAACCTTATTTAAACTGGGTAAACTTTATTTTGAACAGGGCTTAAACGCTAAAGGGCTGCAAATTTACGAAATTTTAAAAAAATCCAACTATAAAAAAGCAGAAAGTTTAATCCATTTTTATGGCGCCTACGCGATCTAA